The Noviherbaspirillum saxi genome includes a window with the following:
- a CDS encoding NAD(P)H-quinone oxidoreductase, with translation MRAIEITRPGPPEVLQLCERPIPELKAGEVLIKVHAAGINRPDVIQRLGHYPVPAGASDLPGLEVAGEIVDGDLGGSQFRKGDMVCALVQGGGYAEYCAAPIRQCLPIPKGLSVVEAASLPETFFTVWSNVFDRAGLAENETLLVQGGTSGIGVTAIQMATALGHRVLATAGSEDKRRACEELGAVRGINYRDEDFVEVVKTETGGKGVNVILDMVAGDYVGREINCLADDGRIVIIAVLGGAKGAIDFGQVLRRRLTITGSTLRPRSVEFKEAIAGNLQERVWPLIENGRIKPVIYKVFSLEEAVAAHTLMESSTHVGKIVLQLQ, from the coding sequence ATGCGAGCCATTGAAATTACCCGACCCGGACCACCGGAAGTTCTACAACTGTGCGAGCGGCCAATACCGGAACTAAAAGCGGGTGAAGTGCTGATCAAGGTTCATGCCGCTGGCATCAACCGGCCTGACGTCATTCAGCGATTGGGGCATTATCCGGTGCCTGCCGGCGCATCAGACTTGCCCGGGCTCGAAGTGGCAGGAGAAATCGTCGATGGGGATCTTGGCGGAAGCCAGTTCCGCAAGGGCGACATGGTATGCGCTCTCGTGCAGGGTGGCGGCTACGCAGAGTATTGTGCTGCTCCGATTCGACAATGCCTTCCGATTCCCAAAGGCTTGAGTGTGGTGGAAGCAGCTTCACTTCCCGAAACGTTTTTCACGGTCTGGAGCAATGTGTTCGACCGGGCCGGACTTGCGGAAAACGAAACCTTGCTGGTGCAGGGAGGAACGTCGGGGATTGGCGTTACGGCCATACAGATGGCAACCGCTCTTGGTCACCGTGTCCTTGCGACAGCGGGAAGCGAAGACAAGCGTCGTGCCTGTGAAGAGCTGGGCGCGGTTCGTGGCATTAACTACCGTGATGAGGATTTTGTCGAAGTCGTCAAAACGGAAACAGGCGGCAAAGGGGTTAATGTCATTCTCGACATGGTCGCCGGAGATTACGTGGGCAGGGAAATCAATTGCCTTGCTGATGATGGTCGTATTGTGATCATCGCCGTATTAGGTGGTGCCAAAGGTGCTATAGACTTCGGGCAGGTTCTCCGCCGTCGCCTGACGATTACCGGTTCGACGCTGCGTCCACGCTCGGTCGAATTCAAGGAGGCAATCGCCGGCAATCTTCAGGAGCGTGTCTGGCCATTGATTGAAAACGGCCGAATCAAGCCCGTTATCTACAAGGTATTTTCTCTGGAAGAGGCGGTGGCCGCCCATACGCTGATGGAAAGCAGTACCCATGTTGGCAAAATTGTATTGCAGCTTCAGTAA